A window from Sebastes fasciatus isolate fSebFas1 chromosome 22, fSebFas1.pri, whole genome shotgun sequence encodes these proteins:
- the LOC141760194 gene encoding interleukin-13 receptor subunit alpha-1-like, which yields MFQSLDFFVLSCLFLTVSSQGGQILPPQNVSLQWINDLYIQLSWEPPQHSMENCKYKVILPNEADYNVKGQTKKFYVVMKRSSRPLEIITVCETGSSEPFKVNLFYPGLVVDLECYVHATRQTHCSWHQAPDRHADLRFYYRVLRNDGSVSIYDKSDQKVQECSSYIDPDGFTGCDLEADNSDQIHILINGTLNNTHVLYTDKIEPYVRPPALNWTVTKTGGKFYINWTLPNIKVKWKTTIRYTECNDTKYKHYEKGETSAVWDVVSNCPYRMDIRIIVEGRESPRSEEKYFEADTNLWLYATIIIPLMFAGLAALIFVCCRKNKDIIFPKVPEPRNFLSDISDNNNKITVRYIPAEEEEHCKITLVEDPLTLLT from the exons ATGTTTCAAAGTTTGGACTTTTTCGTTTTAAGCTGCCTCTTTCTAACTGTTTCATCCCAAGGAG GCCAAATCTTACCACCACAAAATGTGTCCCTGCAATGGATTAACGATTTGTATATACAGTTGTCCTGGGAACCACCACAACATTCAATGGAAAACTGCAAGTATAAAGTGATCCTCCCCAATGAGGCTGACTAT AATGTCAAAGGCCAAACCAAAAAGTTCTACGTTGTGATGAAAAGAAGCTCTCGGCCATTGGAGATTATAACTGTCTGTGAAACTGGAAGTAGTGAGCCGTTCAAGGTCAACCTATTTTACCCAG GCCTGGTGGTGGATTTGGAGTGCTACGTCCATGCCACCAGACAAACTCATTGCTCCTGGCACCAGGCCCCAGACAGACATGCTGATCTTCGGTTTTACTATCG GGTATTGCGTAATGATGGCTCTGTATCTATTTACGACAAGTCCGATCAAAAAGTGCAAGAGTGCTCATCGTACATTGACCCCGACGGCTTCACTGGTTGTGATCTGGAGGCGGACAACAGCGACCAAATCCACATCTTGATCAATGGAACGCTGAACAACACGCATGTCTTGTACACCGACAAGATAGAGCCTTACG TGCGACCTCCTGCCCTTAACTGGACAGTCACTAAAACTGGGGGTAAATTCTATATCAACTGGACTCTTCCTAACATCAAGGTTAAGTGGAAGACTACAATTAGATACACCGAGTGTAATGACACGAAG TATAAACATTATGAAAAAGGAGAAACATCAGCTGTGTGGGACGTGGTCTCTAACTGTCCGTACCGTATGGATATAAGAATTATTGTGGAAGGACGTGAATCACCACGGAGTGAAGAGAAGTATTTTG aaGCGGACACAAATCTGTGGCTGTATGCTACCATTATCATCCCACTGATGTTCGCTGGCCTGGCAGCCCTGATTTTTGTGTGTTGCAGGAA GAATAAGGACATTATTTTCCCCAAAGTACCAGAACCTCGGAACTTCCTCAGCGATATTTCTGACAACAACAATAAG ATCACTGTTCGCTACATCCCGGCAGAGGAAGAAGAACACTGTAAAATCACTCTGGTGGAAGATCCGCTGACTTTGTTGACTTAA